The following coding sequences are from one Pusillimonas sp. DMV24BSW_D window:
- a CDS encoding FAD binding domain-containing protein: MKAAKFDYVRVSEAKEALSLLEGSDGSTKAMGGSQSLGPMLNLRLARPQKVVDVSGIADWRTVSKEAGRIRVGAAVTHAEIEDGVFAELRGHMLQDVAGVIAYRAVRNRGTIAGSIAHADPAADWVLATSALGAELELTSAKGSRRSTMPEFMLGAYAVDLQPDELISAVYVPEKTEQTRWGYYKFCRKTGEFAEASCAAYFDPSTRTARIVVGALGGAPQLLPGLSAKVAQEGLAAATPEAIAEAVKDIAPEKTAGDRRLFMTVIERCLRRALGE, translated from the coding sequence ATGAAAGCAGCAAAATTTGATTACGTCCGCGTAAGCGAGGCCAAAGAGGCATTGTCTCTATTGGAAGGTTCTGATGGCAGCACGAAGGCCATGGGAGGCAGCCAGTCGTTAGGGCCTATGTTGAATTTGCGCCTGGCGCGTCCGCAGAAAGTGGTCGACGTTTCCGGCATTGCCGATTGGCGTACGGTGAGTAAAGAGGCCGGTCGTATTCGTGTGGGTGCGGCCGTGACGCACGCGGAGATCGAAGATGGCGTTTTTGCCGAGTTGCGCGGGCACATGCTGCAAGATGTGGCAGGTGTTATTGCGTATCGCGCTGTACGAAATCGCGGCACGATAGCCGGCAGTATCGCGCACGCCGACCCGGCTGCCGATTGGGTGTTGGCAACCAGTGCATTGGGTGCCGAGCTTGAACTGACATCGGCCAAGGGTTCCCGTCGCAGCACCATGCCTGAATTCATGTTGGGCGCTTATGCGGTTGATCTGCAGCCCGATGAATTGATCTCGGCCGTTTATGTACCGGAAAAAACCGAGCAGACGCGTTGGGGTTATTACAAGTTCTGCCGTAAAACCGGTGAGTTTGCCGAGGCCAGTTGCGCTGCGTATTTCGATCCCTCAACCCGTACGGCACGTATTGTCGTTGGCGCGTTGGGTGGCGCGCCTCAATTGTTGCCGGGCTTGTCGGCCAAAGTGGCACAAGAAGGGTTGGCGGCCGCAACGCCCGAAGCAATTGCAGAGGCAGTAAAAGATATTGCGCCCGAAAAAACAGCCGGTGATCGCCGTTTGTTCATGACGGTTATTGAACGCTGCCTGCGCCGGGCATTGGGTGAGTAA
- a CDS encoding xanthine dehydrogenase family Fe-S subunit, with protein MSQLNIEVNGRKVSREVLARTHLGDFLRDDLRLTGTNLSCEHGVCGACTVLVDGKPVRSCITFAAACEGRQITTIEGYDTDPIMLKLRDAFNTNHALQCGFCTPGMLATSRDIVLRLPDADEERVRIELSGNICRCTGYQGITASVLSVLKHFRDEPNEQVDAMRRAAAEGKAALPPETDAPKTFSGFEAKSIQREAKAVTNGADAAPAGSGAASGAATSAPGKGTSVKSGFNVDFPAVKVWEFMSDLKAVAACLPGAVIESQEGNEVKGRIAIKFGPMNAAFKGAATLERDEADMSAVLRGAGQDSLSQSRAKGDVGYRVTSVADDRARVDVDLLYSLQGPLAQFSRSGLVQDFVKRMIADFGRNVSLRLSQPEGSDAPLPQAEFSPFKMFMGVLWARIKRLFGGGKEE; from the coding sequence ATGTCCCAGTTGAATATTGAAGTAAATGGCCGCAAGGTGTCGCGAGAGGTGCTCGCCCGCACTCACCTGGGTGATTTTTTGCGCGACGACTTGCGCTTGACCGGTACCAATTTAAGTTGTGAACATGGTGTTTGCGGCGCGTGTACCGTACTGGTTGACGGCAAACCGGTTCGATCCTGTATTACGTTTGCCGCGGCGTGCGAAGGGCGCCAGATTACAACGATCGAGGGTTACGATACCGATCCAATCATGTTGAAACTACGTGATGCGTTTAATACCAATCACGCGTTGCAATGTGGTTTCTGTACTCCCGGTATGCTTGCAACGTCGCGTGACATTGTGTTGCGTTTGCCTGATGCCGATGAAGAGCGTGTGCGTATCGAATTATCCGGCAATATTTGTCGGTGCACCGGGTATCAGGGTATTACAGCTTCGGTACTGTCAGTGCTGAAGCATTTCCGAGATGAGCCAAATGAGCAAGTAGATGCGATGCGTCGTGCGGCGGCTGAAGGTAAGGCGGCGCTGCCGCCTGAAACCGACGCTCCCAAAACATTCAGTGGCTTCGAGGCAAAAAGTATTCAGCGTGAAGCCAAGGCTGTGACTAACGGCGCCGACGCGGCACCGGCCGGGTCGGGCGCGGCTTCCGGCGCAGCGACATCAGCACCGGGTAAAGGAACCAGCGTCAAGAGTGGGTTCAATGTCGATTTCCCCGCCGTAAAAGTTTGGGAATTCATGTCCGACCTGAAGGCGGTGGCTGCGTGTTTGCCGGGCGCCGTGATTGAGTCGCAGGAAGGCAACGAAGTGAAAGGGCGCATTGCCATTAAATTCGGGCCTATGAACGCGGCTTTCAAGGGTGCGGCAACGCTGGAGCGCGATGAAGCTGATATGTCCGCGGTCTTGCGTGGTGCCGGCCAAGACTCGTTGAGTCAGTCCCGCGCCAAGGGGGATGTCGGCTATCGCGTTACCTCGGTTGCCGATGATCGCGCGCGTGTTGATGTGGATTTGCTGTATTCCCTGCAGGGTCCGCTGGCACAGTTTTCCCGTTCCGGTCTGGTACAGGATTTCGTGAAACGAATGATTGCTGATTTTGGGCGCAATGTGTCGTTGCGTCTAAGTCAGCCTGAAGGCAGCGATGCACCATTGCCACAGGCTGAATTCAGCCCCTTCAAAATGTTTATGGGCGTGCTTTGGGCACGAATTAAACGTTTGTTTGGGGGCGGAAAAGAAGAGTAG
- a CDS encoding ABC transporter substrate-binding protein — protein MKKLLAKSWVRTLTGVAACMFAATAVQAEPFKVRLDWTPWGNHAAFHLADQKGWYEEAGLDIYFEDGNGSVTTVQIIGSSDNFDAGHAALAPMMIARDKGLPVKAVAPFVRRNDIGVLVPKDSGMKGPADLKGKKLVYTAGSLEAPFMEGFLAAGGLTRDDVELLNVEAAGKVTTYAVDRADAVVSTIPFVLPFVQKQRPSNSIPFADYGLNMPSFGILASEAKLKTRGEDISKFASVTARAWEYIMNGHEDEGVEAILAARPQARLDKAVLRGQIDALKPYFGKPVEGFRMGQPIPAEWEEAVQTLTKVGLIEKGLPATDFYVTDMVKPGQYDGMIKK, from the coding sequence ATGAAAAAGTTATTAGCAAAGTCTTGGGTTCGTACTTTAACTGGGGTTGCCGCGTGTATGTTTGCTGCAACGGCGGTACAGGCTGAGCCATTCAAAGTCCGGCTCGACTGGACGCCTTGGGGTAATCATGCCGCTTTCCACTTGGCCGACCAAAAAGGTTGGTATGAAGAGGCTGGTCTGGATATTTATTTCGAAGACGGTAATGGCTCTGTTACGACGGTGCAAATTATCGGCTCCAGCGACAACTTCGATGCCGGTCACGCGGCTTTGGCTCCTATGATGATTGCGCGCGATAAGGGGCTTCCCGTGAAGGCGGTTGCGCCTTTTGTGCGTCGTAACGACATTGGGGTGCTGGTACCGAAAGATTCCGGCATGAAAGGGCCGGCCGACCTGAAAGGCAAGAAGTTGGTATACACCGCAGGCTCTTTGGAGGCCCCCTTTATGGAAGGCTTTCTGGCTGCCGGTGGTTTAACGCGTGATGATGTTGAGTTGTTGAACGTTGAAGCGGCAGGCAAGGTCACCACTTATGCGGTGGATCGCGCAGATGCAGTGGTATCTACCATTCCTTTTGTGTTGCCTTTCGTTCAAAAACAACGCCCCTCGAATTCGATTCCGTTTGCCGATTATGGTTTGAATATGCCCAGTTTTGGCATTTTGGCCAGCGAGGCGAAATTGAAAACCCGTGGTGAAGACATTTCCAAGTTTGCCAGCGTCACTGCGCGTGCTTGGGAATATATTATGAATGGCCATGAAGATGAAGGGGTTGAGGCGATTCTTGCGGCCCGCCCGCAGGCGCGCCTGGATAAAGCCGTATTGCGTGGCCAAATCGACGCCTTGAAGCCTTATTTCGGCAAGCCGGTGGAAGGTTTCCGCATGGGTCAACCCATTCCCGCTGAGTGGGAAGAGGCCGTGCAAACGCTGACCAAGGTTGGTTTGATTGAAAAGGGCCTGCCCGCGACTGACTTCTACGTTACCGATATGGTTAAACCCGGTCAGTACGATGGGATGATCAAAAAATGA
- a CDS encoding ABC transporter ATP-binding protein translates to MSLSAVSARKVQKQYSGERGVLALDGISIEIPSGQFVSILGPSGCGKSTFLRCVAGLEDITAGDLDVNGKPVEGRPPDGIGMVFQRDALLEWRTIRKNLLLPIEFAKKRVSEYQDKVDHLLELTGLQDFGSSYPRELSGGMRQRAAICRALVDDPTLLLMDEPFGALDAFTRDQMNFELQRIWMETQNTILFVTHGISEAVFLGDIVMVLSPRPGRLMEVIEVDLPRPRPLSVRETPEFGKYVSHIRDLFDKMDLNGDKRA, encoded by the coding sequence ATGAGTTTGTCTGCTGTCAGTGCACGTAAAGTGCAGAAACAGTATTCCGGAGAGCGCGGGGTGCTCGCGCTCGATGGAATCAGCATAGAAATTCCTTCCGGACAGTTCGTCAGTATTTTGGGCCCCAGCGGTTGTGGGAAAAGTACGTTTTTGCGCTGTGTGGCCGGCCTCGAGGATATTACGGCCGGTGACCTTGATGTGAACGGCAAACCGGTGGAGGGGCGTCCACCCGACGGTATTGGCATGGTGTTTCAACGTGATGCCTTGCTTGAGTGGCGCACCATTCGCAAAAATCTTTTGCTGCCCATTGAGTTTGCCAAAAAGCGTGTAAGCGAGTACCAGGACAAGGTTGACCACTTGCTTGAACTGACCGGACTGCAGGATTTCGGGAGCAGCTACCCGCGAGAGCTTTCGGGCGGCATGCGTCAGCGTGCCGCCATATGCCGGGCATTAGTTGACGACCCCACGTTGTTACTCATGGATGAGCCTTTTGGTGCACTTGACGCTTTTACGCGTGACCAAATGAACTTTGAGCTGCAGCGCATCTGGATGGAAACACAAAACACGATTTTGTTTGTTACACACGGTATTTCCGAAGCGGTTTTTTTGGGGGATATCGTCATGGTGTTGTCGCCCCGTCCGGGTCGTCTCATGGAAGTCATTGAAGTGGATTTGCCCCGCCCTCGACCGTTGTCGGTGCGCGAAACCCCCGAATTCGGCAAGTATGTATCCCATATCCGCGATTTGTTCGACAAGATGGACTTAAACGGCGATAAGAGGGCGTGA
- a CDS encoding ABC transporter permease: MIGTNNLKAGAAGLFSLVVVLIVWEVICRVFEVREIMLPLPTDILAELYNEAAWYAEQTLYTLWITVLGFIFAVLGGVLIAVALVSSRLFERFLYPLIIGFNSVPKVALAPLFVVWMGTGAEPKVAIAFLIAVFAIIVDTVHGLRSVPQDVTDLGRVLKGSSWDFFFKVKLPCALPSVVAGMKVAMSLALVGAIVGEFVSSQKGLGYVIMSAQGVFDTVRVFAALFILGVMGVVLYGALVWLERRATPWRQVHED; encoded by the coding sequence ATGATTGGAACGAATAATCTGAAAGCGGGTGCGGCAGGCTTATTCTCCCTGGTGGTCGTCCTGATCGTGTGGGAAGTGATTTGCCGTGTTTTTGAAGTGCGCGAAATCATGTTGCCTTTGCCAACGGATATTCTCGCCGAGCTATACAACGAAGCAGCCTGGTATGCCGAGCAAACCCTGTATACGCTCTGGATTACCGTGTTGGGTTTTATTTTTGCGGTTCTGGGCGGCGTCCTTATTGCCGTTGCCTTGGTGAGTTCGCGATTGTTTGAGCGCTTTTTATATCCCCTTATCATCGGCTTCAACAGTGTGCCCAAAGTGGCGCTGGCCCCGCTTTTTGTCGTGTGGATGGGTACGGGCGCCGAGCCGAAAGTGGCCATTGCATTTCTCATTGCCGTTTTTGCCATTATTGTGGACACCGTGCATGGGTTGCGTTCCGTGCCTCAAGACGTTACCGATCTTGGCCGTGTTTTGAAAGGTTCCTCCTGGGATTTCTTTTTCAAGGTGAAGCTGCCCTGCGCCTTGCCTTCGGTTGTGGCCGGCATGAAAGTGGCGATGTCGCTGGCGCTGGTGGGTGCCATTGTGGGTGAGTTTGTGTCATCGCAAAAAGGTTTGGGCTACGTCATTATGAGTGCGCAAGGGGTTTTCGACACGGTACGTGTGTTTGCCGCTCTGTTCATTCTGGGCGTAATGGGTGTTGTGCTTTACGGCGCGCTGGTGTGGTTGGAACGCCGGGCCACCCCATGGCGCCAGGTTCACGAAGATTAA
- a CDS encoding TRAP transporter small permease subunit, with protein MRGLLALSRFLDGVNTFVGRLVSWVILIVVIVSATNAVFRKAFDMSSNAWLELQWYMFGAIFLLASGYTLLKNGHVRVDIINARLSERTQIKIDIFGILVLFLPVCIYILWLSVPQAVDSYLLHETSSNAGGLIRWPVKALIPLGFLLLSAAGVSHLIKCVGFLAGQCPNPNRPEGSKTAEEQLADEIAANAQAKTK; from the coding sequence ATGCGCGGTTTGCTCGCCCTTTCCCGTTTTCTCGACGGGGTTAACACATTTGTGGGCCGGTTGGTGTCCTGGGTCATCCTGATAGTGGTGATTGTCAGTGCAACGAATGCGGTGTTTCGAAAAGCCTTCGATATGAGTTCGAATGCATGGCTGGAATTGCAGTGGTATATGTTCGGGGCCATTTTTTTGTTGGCATCGGGCTACACCCTGTTAAAAAACGGCCATGTGCGCGTCGATATTATTAATGCACGCTTGTCGGAGCGCACGCAGATCAAAATCGACATTTTCGGCATTTTGGTGTTGTTTTTACCCGTGTGCATTTACATATTGTGGCTGTCCGTTCCCCAGGCGGTGGATTCTTACCTGCTGCACGAGACATCGTCCAATGCGGGCGGTCTTATTCGTTGGCCGGTAAAAGCGCTGATTCCCTTAGGGTTCCTGCTGTTGTCGGCAGCCGGCGTGTCTCATTTGATCAAGTGTGTGGGCTTTCTGGCCGGACAATGCCCCAACCCGAATCGGCCGGAAGGGTCGAAAACCGCTGAAGAGCAATTGGCTGATGAAATTGCAGCCAATGCACAGGCAAAAACGAAATAA
- a CDS encoding TRAP transporter large permease has translation MEFLIANMAPVMFASLILLLLLGFPVAFTLAGHGLLFGLLGVELGLFEPAFFQALPQRIFGIISNDTLLAIPFFTFMGLILERSGMAEDLLETIGQLFGPLRGGLAIAVVVVGALLGATTGVVSASVISMGLISLPIMLRYGYDRSLATGVIAASGTLSQIIPPSIVLIVLADQLGRSIGDMYRGAMVPAIMTVSLYIAYILILALIKPNRAPAIPKEGRTFIEPNGSHGVPSLLVLLVVSSVASYFACQVVLSETAPIDETVVVGTLIGGAVAFVIAALNNLLKLGWLSQIAERVTFVMIPPLALIFLVLGTIFLGVATPTEGGAMGAVGAIVMALLRKRLSWSLLKQAMETTTKLAAFVIFILVGSTVFALTFRGVNGDLWVEHLLVGLPGGEIGFLVIVSIFVFVMAFFLDFFELAFIIVPLLGPAAEAIGIDLIWFGVLLALNMQTSFMHPPFGFALFYLRSVAPKEDYQDKLTGQTIKKVTTGQIYWGSIPFICIQLLMVALVMMFPSTVMHYKGGVSKVDLESVEIEIEGANYGTGGGAYGSAPVFQ, from the coding sequence ATTGAGTTTCTAATTGCCAACATGGCCCCGGTCATGTTTGCTTCCCTGATTCTTTTGCTGCTTCTGGGGTTCCCGGTTGCATTCACGTTGGCCGGCCACGGTTTGCTATTTGGTTTGCTGGGTGTCGAGCTGGGGCTTTTCGAGCCGGCATTCTTCCAGGCGTTGCCCCAACGTATTTTTGGGATTATTTCCAACGACACCTTGCTTGCCATTCCGTTTTTTACCTTTATGGGGCTTATTCTTGAGCGCTCCGGTATGGCGGAGGATCTGCTTGAGACCATTGGTCAATTGTTTGGCCCCTTGCGCGGCGGGCTGGCCATTGCGGTCGTTGTGGTGGGTGCGTTGTTGGGGGCAACAACGGGCGTCGTGTCGGCATCAGTCATTTCCATGGGCTTGATTTCGTTGCCGATTATGTTGCGCTATGGGTATGATCGTTCCCTGGCCACTGGCGTTATTGCGGCTTCAGGTACGTTGTCGCAAATTATTCCACCGTCGATTGTGCTGATTGTGCTGGCCGACCAGTTGGGTCGCTCAATTGGTGATATGTATCGCGGCGCAATGGTGCCGGCCATCATGACGGTGAGCCTTTACATTGCTTATATTCTGATTCTTGCCTTGATAAAGCCGAACCGCGCACCGGCTATTCCCAAGGAAGGGCGTACCTTTATCGAGCCGAACGGCAGCCATGGTGTGCCGTCGCTGCTGGTGTTGCTGGTGGTTTCCTCTGTGGCGTCTTATTTTGCGTGCCAGGTGGTGTTATCGGAAACGGCACCCATCGATGAGACCGTTGTGGTGGGTACGCTTATTGGCGGCGCCGTGGCCTTTGTGATCGCGGCCCTGAACAATCTCTTGAAACTAGGCTGGTTATCGCAAATTGCCGAACGTGTCACGTTTGTCATGATTCCCCCGTTGGCACTGATTTTCCTTGTGCTGGGTACCATCTTCTTGGGTGTGGCCACCCCCACGGAAGGCGGCGCCATGGGCGCGGTAGGGGCCATTGTTATGGCTTTGTTACGCAAACGTTTAAGCTGGAGCCTGCTTAAGCAGGCCATGGAAACCACCACCAAGCTGGCGGCATTCGTTATTTTCATTCTGGTGGGTTCCACTGTGTTTGCTTTAACGTTCCGTGGCGTTAACGGTGACTTATGGGTTGAACACTTGCTGGTTGGTCTGCCGGGCGGCGAAATCGGCTTCCTGGTTATCGTGAGCATTTTTGTGTTCGTCATGGCCTTTTTCCTCGACTTTTTCGAGCTGGCATTTATTATTGTGCCCCTGCTGGGCCCTGCGGCTGAAGCAATCGGTATTGATTTGATCTGGTTCGGTGTCTTGCTTGCGTTGAATATGCAAACGTCGTTCATGCACCCACCATTTGGGTTTGCACTGTTCTATCTGCGTTCGGTTGCACCCAAGGAAGATTATCAAGACAAGCTTACCGGCCAAACGATCAAGAAAGTGACTACCGGACAGATATACTGGGGTTCGATACCGTTTATTTGTATTCAATTACTGATGGTGGCGCTGGTGATGATGTTCCCGTCTACGGTGATGCATTACAAAGGCGGTGTGTCGAAGGTTGACCTTGAGTCGGTTGAAATTGAGATTGAGGGTGCAAACTATGGCACTGGCGGCGGGGCATACGGCAGCGCACCGGTATTCCAGTAG
- a CDS encoding EamA family transporter codes for MPLKDALLALVVIVAWGLNFVVIKVGLQEIPPFLLGALRFLLVAIFIPFFKRPAMPWRSLFYFGFTIGFLQFGLLFSAMAMGVSAAMASVILNAQAFFTVLIAAAVLGESVGRHNVIGMIVAAFGLMLIALGETSGHVTLIGFFLTVLASLSWAVANIVVKTVGKVDMLNLVIWGTIVSPLPFAVLSYFVEGPELILYSLQNMGLKGYGALIYLALISTTLGFGLWSWLLSRHPANRVAPLSLLVPFVGLTSATLLLDEHLTVLQWIGGLVILGGLALNVFGPQLLATLRRRT; via the coding sequence GTGCCGCTTAAGGATGCACTTCTGGCCCTGGTGGTGATTGTTGCCTGGGGCTTGAATTTCGTTGTTATAAAAGTAGGGCTTCAGGAAATTCCCCCTTTTTTGCTGGGCGCTTTGCGTTTCCTGCTGGTAGCGATTTTTATTCCGTTTTTCAAGCGACCTGCCATGCCCTGGCGGTCGCTTTTTTATTTCGGATTTACGATCGGCTTTCTCCAGTTTGGCTTGTTGTTTTCGGCCATGGCCATGGGTGTCTCGGCCGCCATGGCATCGGTTATTTTGAACGCTCAGGCGTTTTTTACCGTGCTGATTGCGGCCGCTGTATTGGGCGAGTCGGTTGGGCGCCACAATGTCATTGGGATGATTGTCGCCGCTTTCGGCCTGATGCTGATTGCCTTGGGTGAAACATCCGGCCACGTTACGCTAATTGGCTTTTTTCTAACTGTCCTGGCCTCGTTAAGCTGGGCGGTGGCGAATATTGTAGTGAAAACCGTAGGCAAGGTGGACATGCTTAATTTGGTGATCTGGGGCACCATCGTGTCTCCGTTGCCGTTTGCCGTCTTGTCATATTTCGTCGAGGGCCCGGAACTTATTTTGTACAGTTTGCAGAATATGGGCCTGAAAGGTTACGGTGCGCTGATTTATCTGGCCCTTATTTCAACCACCCTGGGCTTTGGTTTATGGAGCTGGTTACTCAGCCGGCATCCAGCCAATCGCGTGGCGCCGCTTAGCCTGCTCGTGCCTTTCGTGGGGTTAACGTCTGCGACGCTTTTGCTTGACGAACATTTAACCGTGTTGCAATGGATTGGCGGCTTGGTCATTCTGGGCGGATTGGCGTTGAACGTGTTCGGCCCTCAGCTATTAGCAACGTTGCGGCGCAGAACGTAA
- a CDS encoding acetylornithine transaminase, translated as MEFDRAGVNTLMEITARPDLIFTKGQGSWLEDHTGKRYLDFLQGWAVNCLGHCPEPLVKALQQQVAELINPSPAFYNQPSIDLAKRITGASCFDRVFFANSGGEANEGAIKLARKWGRLNKNGAYKIITFNHGFHGRTLATMSASGKPGWDTMFAPQVDGFPKAELNDLDSVRSLIDDQTVAVMLEPVQGEAGVIPSNAQFMKDLRELTRRHDMLLIVDEVQTGMGRTGKLFAYQHFDIEPDIMTLAKGIGGGVPLAALCAREAVSCFEHGDQGGTYNGNPLMAAAGIAVFDTVSAPGFLEAANARAEQLSNGLMALSEKWGMQGERGLGLLRALRLGKGDGPAIVAAARDRAPEGLLLNAPRPELLRFMPALNIAADEIDLMLSWLDELVGSIRK; from the coding sequence ATGGAATTTGATCGTGCCGGCGTAAATACGCTGATGGAAATTACTGCCCGTCCTGACCTTATTTTCACCAAAGGGCAAGGTTCCTGGCTTGAAGACCATACAGGTAAGCGCTACCTTGATTTTCTGCAAGGGTGGGCGGTGAACTGCCTGGGGCATTGTCCGGAACCGTTGGTTAAGGCGCTTCAGCAGCAGGTAGCTGAACTCATTAATCCATCCCCCGCTTTTTACAACCAGCCTTCCATTGATTTGGCAAAGCGCATTACCGGGGCTTCATGTTTCGATCGCGTGTTTTTCGCCAATAGCGGCGGCGAAGCAAATGAGGGGGCCATTAAGCTGGCCCGTAAATGGGGGCGTTTGAATAAAAACGGGGCTTACAAAATCATCACGTTCAATCATGGCTTTCATGGGCGTACGCTGGCCACGATGTCGGCGTCGGGCAAGCCGGGCTGGGACACAATGTTCGCCCCTCAGGTCGATGGTTTTCCGAAAGCGGAATTGAACGATTTGGATTCGGTGCGTTCCCTTATCGACGACCAGACTGTGGCTGTGATGCTGGAGCCCGTTCAGGGTGAGGCAGGCGTTATACCCTCTAATGCGCAGTTCATGAAGGATTTGCGTGAACTCACGCGCCGGCACGATATGCTGCTCATTGTGGACGAAGTGCAAACCGGTATGGGTCGCACGGGCAAACTTTTTGCTTACCAGCATTTTGATATCGAACCGGACATCATGACACTGGCAAAAGGTATTGGCGGCGGTGTGCCGTTGGCGGCTCTGTGCGCGCGCGAGGCGGTTTCATGCTTTGAGCACGGAGACCAGGGCGGCACCTATAACGGGAACCCGCTGATGGCCGCTGCGGGCATTGCCGTGTTCGACACGGTGTCCGCGCCTGGTTTTCTTGAGGCCGCGAATGCGCGCGCAGAGCAACTTTCCAATGGCTTGATGGCCTTGTCTGAAAAATGGGGTATGCAGGGTGAGCGGGGTCTTGGTTTGCTGCGGGCACTACGTTTAGGTAAAGGAGACGGGCCGGCCATTGTGGCGGCGGCCCGAGATCGTGCGCCGGAAGGCTTGTTATTGAATGCGCCGCGTCCGGAGCTGTTGCGGTTTATGCCGGCACTGAATATTGCAGCGGATGAAATCGACTTGATGCTGTCATGGCTTGATGAGCTTGTCGGGTCGATCCGCAAGTGA
- the pcaQ gene encoding pca operon transcription factor PcaQ, producing the protein MHQRINQRHLILFVEIVRKGSLAKAADELAITHSAASKSLRQLEEDVGDRLLERNRAGVTLTPSGEIFYRYASASLTALRQGIDMIAQSDQHARRAVLLGALPNVAVNILPEAVARFKARHPDIQVRIVTQTNRQLLMQLRLAEIDFVVGRFAEIDEMRGLHFERLYYETMALAARPDHPVFRIGGGVTLEKITEYPLVMPPLGTVIRPEIDRFFLSRGIADLPNVIETLSVEFGRAFVSISDALWIFPRGVLQADLDAGVLREVPVDLAGTEGAVGITTRSEPGLSRVSEEMLQLVRELCLRRARNLHDKKFI; encoded by the coding sequence ATGCATCAACGAATTAACCAGCGCCATCTGATTCTGTTTGTTGAAATTGTCCGCAAGGGTAGTTTGGCAAAGGCGGCCGACGAATTGGCAATTACCCATTCGGCAGCGTCCAAAAGTTTGCGCCAGCTTGAGGAGGACGTGGGGGATCGTTTGCTGGAGCGTAATCGCGCGGGCGTAACCTTGACGCCTTCAGGCGAGATTTTTTATCGCTATGCCAGCGCCAGCTTAACCGCTTTGCGGCAAGGGATCGACATGATCGCGCAAAGTGATCAGCATGCGCGCCGTGCGGTTTTGCTGGGCGCTTTGCCTAACGTTGCCGTTAATATTTTGCCCGAAGCTGTTGCACGGTTCAAAGCCCGGCATCCGGATATTCAGGTAAGAATCGTCACGCAAACCAATCGCCAGTTACTGATGCAATTGCGTTTAGCGGAAATTGATTTTGTTGTGGGCCGGTTCGCGGAAATCGATGAGATGAGAGGTCTGCACTTCGAACGCTTGTATTACGAAACCATGGCATTGGCGGCGCGTCCGGATCATCCGGTGTTTCGCATTGGAGGCGGGGTGACCCTGGAGAAAATTACCGAGTATCCTTTGGTGATGCCCCCGCTGGGGACGGTTATACGCCCTGAAATCGATCGTTTTTTTCTAAGCCGTGGCATTGCAGACCTGCCTAATGTGATTGAGACATTGTCTGTGGAGTTTGGCCGCGCCTTTGTGTCGATTTCAGATGCGTTGTGGATTTTTCCCCGCGGCGTCTTGCAGGCCGATCTGGATGCCGGGGTGCTGCGAGAAGTGCCGGTTGACTTGGCCGGCACCGAAGGCGCGGTGGGTATTACCACACGTTCCGAGCCTGGGCTGAGTCGCGTCAGTGAAGAAATGCTGCAGCTGGTGCGCGAATTATGCCTACGTCGTGCTCGCAACTTACATGACAAAAAATTCATCTAA